The following are encoded together in the Acetobacter vaccinii genome:
- the ilvD gene encoding dihydroxy-acid dehydratase → MAGYRSRTTTHGRNMAGARSLWRATGVKDSDFGKPIIAVANSFTQFVPGHVHLKDLGQLVCQSIAEAGGIGREFNTIAVDDGIAMGHGGMLYSLPSRELIADAVEYMVNAHCADALVCISNCDKITPGMLMAAMRLNIPAIFVSGGPMEAGRVTLDDIAQKVDLVTSMVAAASPTVSEADSLAIERSACPTCGSCSGMFTANSMNCLTEALGLSLPGNGSLVATHAARRGLFVEAGRRIVDLARRHYEDGDDTILPRNVASMKAFENAMSVDIAMGGSTNTVLHLLAAAHEGNVPFTMQDIDRLSRKVPHLCKVSPSRPDVHMEDVHRAGGIPAIMGELNRLNLLHRDVTMVHANSLPEALDQWDVRGGTAVQPQTQDFFRSSPGGVRTTEAFSQSSQYHTLDTDQQNGAIRDGAHAYNQDGGLAVLYGNLAEDGAIVKTAGVAAGLETFSGPARIFESQDDAVSAILGNRINPGDVVLIRYEGPRGGPGMQEMLYPTSYLKSKGLAEKCALITDGRFSGGSSGLSIGHVSPEAAEGGVIGLVEEGDTIEINIPTRHLSLAVSESELSARRARMNDLGSAGWQPKRDRTVSNALRAYAALTTSAARGAVRDVSQLERLHAPPRAAG, encoded by the coding sequence ATGGCCGGCTACCGCTCTCGCACCACCACTCACGGACGCAACATGGCGGGCGCACGCAGCCTGTGGCGCGCCACCGGTGTGAAGGATTCCGATTTTGGCAAGCCCATTATCGCCGTCGCCAACTCCTTCACGCAGTTCGTGCCGGGGCACGTACACCTGAAGGACCTGGGCCAGCTTGTCTGCCAGTCCATTGCCGAAGCGGGGGGAATCGGGCGCGAATTCAATACCATCGCGGTGGATGACGGCATTGCCATGGGCCACGGCGGCATGCTGTACAGCCTGCCCTCGCGCGAGCTGATTGCCGATGCGGTGGAATATATGGTCAACGCCCACTGCGCCGATGCGCTGGTGTGCATCAGCAACTGTGACAAAATTACACCAGGCATGCTCATGGCCGCGATGCGGCTGAACATTCCGGCTATTTTTGTGTCGGGCGGACCGATGGAAGCAGGCCGGGTCACTCTGGACGACATCGCCCAGAAGGTGGACCTTGTGACCTCCATGGTCGCAGCCGCCAGCCCCACCGTGAGCGAAGCCGACTCCCTGGCCATTGAACGCTCTGCCTGCCCCACCTGCGGGTCGTGCTCGGGCATGTTCACCGCCAATTCCATGAACTGCCTGACCGAGGCGCTGGGCCTGTCGCTGCCGGGCAATGGCAGCCTTGTGGCCACCCACGCCGCCCGCCGTGGCCTGTTTGTCGAGGCTGGCCGCCGCATTGTGGACCTGGCCCGCCGCCACTACGAAGACGGTGACGACACAATCCTGCCGCGCAACGTTGCCAGCATGAAAGCGTTTGAAAACGCCATGTCGGTCGATATTGCCATGGGTGGCTCCACCAACACGGTGCTGCACCTGCTGGCCGCAGCGCATGAGGGCAATGTGCCCTTTACCATGCAGGACATCGACCGCCTGTCGCGCAAGGTGCCGCACCTGTGCAAGGTGTCGCCCTCGCGCCCGGACGTGCATATGGAAGACGTGCACCGCGCCGGTGGTATCCCCGCCATTATGGGTGAGCTGAACCGGCTGAACCTGCTGCACCGTGATGTCACGATGGTACACGCCAACAGCCTGCCCGAAGCTCTGGACCAGTGGGACGTGCGCGGCGGCACCGCCGTACAGCCGCAGACGCAGGACTTCTTCCGCTCCTCCCCCGGTGGGGTGCGGACGACGGAGGCATTCTCGCAGTCCAGCCAGTACCACACGCTGGATACCGACCAGCAGAACGGCGCCATCCGCGATGGTGCCCATGCCTATAACCAGGACGGCGGTCTGGCCGTGCTGTACGGCAATCTGGCCGAAGACGGCGCCATTGTGAAAACGGCGGGTGTGGCTGCCGGGCTTGAGACATTTTCCGGCCCGGCCCGTATTTTTGAAAGCCAGGACGATGCCGTGTCCGCCATTCTGGGCAACCGCATCAACCCCGGTGATGTCGTGCTGATCCGCTATGAAGGGCCGCGTGGCGGGCCGGGCATGCAGGAAATGCTGTACCCGACCAGCTACCTGAAATCCAAGGGTCTGGCGGAAAAATGCGCCCTGATCACCGATGGCCGGTTTTCGGGCGGCAGTTCGGGCCTGTCCATCGGCCATGTCTCGCCCGAAGCCGCAGAAGGCGGCGTGATCGGGCTTGTGGAGGAAGGGGATACGATTGAAATCAACATTCCCACCCGCCACCTGTCGCTGGCCGTGTCGGAAAGTGAGCTGTCCGCCCGCCGCGCCCGTATGAACGATCTGGGCAGTGCGGGCTGGCAGCCCAAGCGCGACCGTACGGTCTCCAACGCCCTGCGGGCCTATGCCGCACTGACAACCAGTGCCGCCCGAGGTGCGGTGCGTGATGTCAGCCAGTTGGAACGCCTGCACGCCCCGCCCCGCGCTGCGGGCTGA
- the pstC gene encoding phosphate ABC transporter permease subunit PstC: MNVSAGQAPPVARQEPMMAKSRTGDPLFRGLATATGVGVLVVMGAIIAVMAVGGWKAFASFGPQFLVSNVWNPVTQHFGAAAPVFGTIVSSALALLVAVPLAFGTAFWLTALAPPLASSVIGMAVQLLAAVPSIIFGMWGFFVIVPVVAHYVQPMARQLFGHVPGLSALVAGPPFGTGLFTAAFILAVMITPSITAVMRDVFVSMPTVLRESGYGLGATRWEVMRHVVLPWSRQGLVGGIVLGMGRAMGETMAVTFVIGDSNRIGWSLFAPANSIASLIALEFPESPAGSLKLASLLALGAILMAISFITLWCSRWLLARGDKV; this comes from the coding sequence ATGAACGTTTCCGCAGGGCAGGCTCCGCCTGTAGCAAGACAAGAACCCATGATGGCCAAAAGCCGGACAGGTGACCCGCTTTTCCGGGGCCTGGCCACGGCGACTGGCGTGGGGGTGCTTGTGGTCATGGGGGCTATCATAGCCGTCATGGCCGTGGGGGGGTGGAAGGCTTTTGCCTCCTTCGGACCACAGTTTCTGGTTTCCAATGTCTGGAACCCGGTGACACAGCATTTCGGGGCCGCTGCCCCGGTGTTTGGGACTATTGTCAGCAGTGCGCTGGCCCTGCTGGTGGCTGTGCCGCTGGCATTTGGCACGGCCTTCTGGCTGACAGCGCTGGCCCCGCCGCTGGCGTCCTCCGTGATTGGCATGGCGGTGCAGCTTCTGGCTGCGGTGCCCTCCATCATCTTCGGTATGTGGGGCTTTTTTGTGATCGTGCCCGTGGTGGCGCATTATGTGCAGCCCATGGCGCGCCAGTTGTTCGGGCATGTGCCCGGCCTGTCGGCTCTGGTGGCCGGCCCGCCGTTTGGCACGGGGCTGTTTACGGCCGCGTTCATTCTGGCTGTCATGATCACCCCGTCCATTACCGCCGTCATGCGTGATGTGTTTGTGTCCATGCCTACCGTGCTGCGTGAGAGCGGATACGGCCTGGGGGCCACACGCTGGGAAGTCATGCGCCATGTGGTGCTGCCCTGGTCCCGCCAGGGGCTTGTGGGTGGTATTGTGCTGGGCATGGGCCGCGCCATGGGCGAAACCATGGCCGTGACCTTTGTGATCGGTGACAGCAACCGCATTGGCTGGTCGCTGTTTGCCCCTGCCAACTCCATTGCCTCCCTCATCGCGCTGGAATTTCCCGAAAGCCCGGCAGGCAGCCTCAAGCTGGCATCGCTGCTGGCGCTGGGGGCGATCCTGATGGCTATTTCCTTCATCACCCTCTGGTGTTCGCGCTGGCTGCTGGCGCGTGGGGATAAGGTATGA
- the pstA gene encoding phosphate ABC transporter permease PstA: MNASSSLMRADRSASLALRRRMTDKLATAASWLAMLLVVFLLGSILWTLLRNGIAGLSVHLFTRSMAAPDQDGGLANAIVGSLLQTGLAILLGAPAGLLTGIYLAEYGAGSGLARTVRFVSDMLLSAPSILIGLFIYMVLVATLGHFSGFAGGLALALLAMPIIVRTTEDMLRLVPVAMREAGIALGAPKWRVILFICLRAARAGVMTGILLALARVAGETAPLLFTSLGNSEWSLDMGRPMASLPVAIYQYAGSAYQDWMQQAWTGALLITVGVLIINIAVRVGTRGGRT; this comes from the coding sequence ATGAACGCGTCCTCCTCCCTCATGCGGGCTGACCGGTCCGCCTCTCTGGCGCTGCGCCGCCGCATGACGGACAAGCTGGCCACGGCGGCAAGCTGGCTGGCCATGCTGCTGGTGGTGTTCCTGCTGGGTTCCATCCTGTGGACCCTGCTGCGCAACGGCATTGCCGGTCTGAGCGTGCATCTGTTCACCCGTTCCATGGCCGCGCCGGACCAGGACGGCGGGTTGGCCAACGCTATTGTGGGCAGTCTGCTCCAGACCGGTCTGGCCATTCTGCTGGGTGCGCCCGCAGGCCTGCTGACCGGGATCTATCTGGCTGAATATGGCGCAGGCAGCGGTCTGGCCCGCACTGTGCGCTTTGTGTCCGACATGCTGCTGTCGGCCCCGTCCATTCTGATCGGTCTGTTCATTTACATGGTGCTGGTGGCAACTCTTGGCCACTTCTCCGGTTTTGCTGGTGGTCTGGCGCTGGCGCTGTTGGCCATGCCCATTATTGTCCGCACGACCGAGGATATGCTGCGCCTGGTGCCCGTTGCCATGCGTGAAGCCGGGATTGCACTGGGTGCGCCCAAGTGGCGGGTTATCCTGTTTATCTGCCTGCGTGCAGCGCGTGCGGGCGTTATGACCGGTATCCTGCTGGCTCTGGCCCGCGTGGCGGGTGAAACCGCACCCCTGCTGTTTACCTCGCTCGGCAATTCCGAATGGTCGCTCGACATGGGCCGCCCCATGGCCAGCTTGCCGGTTGCCATCTACCAGTATGCCGGGTCCGCCTATCAGGACTGGATGCAGCAGGCCTGGACAGGCGCGCTGCTGATTACCGTTGGCGTGCTGATCATCAATATCGCGGTGCGGGTGGGAACCCGCGGAGGACGGACATGA
- the pstB gene encoding phosphate ABC transporter ATP-binding protein PstB — MTLGAQPLQDLTPMQQNTPSHGHVQTSVDFTAAQADHEVTDRSNLPAALQVRGLNFYYGSSHALHDISLNFPERSVTGMIGPSGCGKSTLLRVLNRMYDLYPGQRATGEVLFDGKNILDPRVDLNVLRSRVGMVFQKPTPFPMSIYDNIAFGIRLHERVSRSELDGRVEDSLRRVALWAEVQDRLNASAIALSGGQQQRLCIARTIAIRPEVILLDEPTSALDPVSTARIEELLDELKTEFTIAIVTHNMQQAARCADQVAFFYMGRLIEVDSTPRMFTTPKEKQTQDYITGRFG, encoded by the coding sequence ATGACCCTTGGAGCCCAGCCCCTGCAGGACCTGACCCCGATGCAACAGAACACACCTTCCCACGGCCATGTGCAGACCTCTGTGGACTTTACAGCCGCCCAGGCCGACCACGAGGTTACGGACCGTTCCAACCTGCCTGCGGCCCTGCAGGTGCGTGGCCTTAACTTTTACTACGGCAGCTCTCACGCTCTGCACGACATTTCGCTCAACTTCCCCGAGCGCAGCGTGACGGGCATGATCGGGCCTTCGGGTTGTGGCAAGTCCACCCTGCTGCGTGTGCTCAACCGCATGTACGACCTGTACCCCGGCCAGCGCGCAACGGGCGAGGTGCTGTTTGACGGCAAGAACATTCTTGACCCGCGGGTGGACCTGAACGTCCTGCGCTCGCGCGTGGGCATGGTGTTCCAGAAGCCGACACCTTTCCCCATGTCGATCTACGACAACATTGCCTTTGGTATCCGCCTGCATGAGCGCGTGTCCCGTTCGGAACTGGATGGCCGGGTTGAGGACTCGCTGCGCCGTGTGGCCCTGTGGGCCGAGGTGCAGGACCGGCTGAATGCCTCGGCCATTGCCCTGTCGGGTGGCCAGCAGCAGCGGCTGTGCATTGCCCGCACCATCGCGATCCGGCCCGAGGTCATTCTGCTCGATGAGCCGACATCGGCACTCGACCCGGTCTCGACCGCCCGCATCGAGGAACTGCTGGATGAACTCAAAACCGAGTTCACCATTGCCATTGTCACGCATAATATGCAGCAGGCAGCCCGGTGTGCGGACCAGGTGGCTTTCTTCTACATGGGCCGCCTGATTGAAGTGGACAGCACACCGCGCATGTTCACCACGCCCAAGGAAAAGCAGACGCAGGACTATATCACCGGCCGGTTTGGCTAA
- the phoU gene encoding phosphate signaling complex protein PhoU: MVNEAAHTITRYDQELESLRGIVARMGGLVERQTAQAIAAVVNQNEEAALEAPALDPEVDALEREAEILGIRLLALRAPMASDLRMVVAALKMSGDLERVGDYASSIARRAMKVEPLGGAFSFSALRAMGRLVQENLHRAVEAMADSDAERAREVWSADTVVDELYTTMFRELVTYMMEDPRNIGPCIHLLFVAKNLERIGDHATNIAERVYYAVTGDMLPSERPRGGEAAKDANAGDDTDED; encoded by the coding sequence ATGGTAAACGAAGCGGCACACACCATTACCCGGTACGATCAGGAACTGGAAAGCCTGCGCGGCATTGTGGCCCGCATGGGCGGGCTGGTTGAGCGGCAGACCGCGCAGGCCATAGCCGCCGTTGTGAACCAGAATGAAGAGGCCGCGCTGGAAGCCCCGGCGCTGGACCCTGAAGTGGATGCCCTTGAGCGCGAGGCTGAAATCCTGGGTATTCGCCTGCTGGCCCTGCGCGCACCCATGGCGTCGGACCTGCGGATGGTTGTTGCCGCCCTGAAAATGAGCGGTGATCTGGAACGTGTGGGTGACTATGCCTCCAGCATTGCCCGCCGCGCCATGAAGGTGGAGCCACTGGGGGGTGCGTTTTCCTTCAGCGCCCTGCGCGCCATGGGCCGCCTTGTGCAGGAAAACCTGCATCGCGCGGTGGAAGCCATGGCCGACAGCGATGCCGAACGCGCGCGGGAAGTCTGGAGCGCCGATACCGTGGTGGACGAACTCTACACCACCATGTTCCGCGAACTGGTCACCTATATGATGGAAGACCCCCGTAATATCGGGCCGTGCATCCATCTGCTGTTTGTGGCCAAGAATCTGGAACGTATTGGTGACCACGCCACCAACATTGCCGAGCGCGTGTATTACGCTGTCACAGGCGATATGCTGCCGTCCGAGCGCCCCCGTGGTGGTGAAGCCGCCAAGGACGCCAATGCGGGTGATGACACCGACGAGGACTAA
- a CDS encoding SDR family oxidoreductase, with the protein MISHAPTTGGGPVHVIGASGRCGQAVCRALLQRGTPVVALARSQARLHGSGLTANPGLTPRTADLTDPAGTLRAALADATHIVCTAHARLLPALLAAAPPTARLVCLGSTRKLTRWPDAHGNGVLAGERALLESGRSGAILHPSMIYGARGENNVQRLAALLRYLPVVPLPVGGKALVQPIYQDDVTACILAALHAPWHGPQAIIIAGAEAVPYWRFTQMVAQAAGLTPRPVLSLPAGFLRLAARATPYLPFLPTISPNEIRRLTEDKAFNTTPMQTLLGVSPTGLASGLARTFTD; encoded by the coding sequence GTGATCTCCCACGCCCCCACCACCGGGGGCGGGCCTGTCCATGTTATCGGGGCCTCGGGCCGGTGTGGGCAGGCTGTTTGCAGGGCTCTGCTGCAACGCGGCACGCCGGTTGTGGCCCTTGCCCGCAGCCAAGCCCGCCTGCATGGCAGCGGCCTGACCGCCAACCCCGGCCTGACACCCCGCACCGCAGACCTGACCGACCCGGCTGGCACGCTACGTGCGGCTCTGGCCGATGCCACACATATTGTCTGCACAGCCCATGCCCGCCTGCTGCCTGCCCTGCTGGCGGCTGCCCCACCCACGGCCCGGCTTGTCTGCCTTGGCAGCACCCGCAAGCTGACACGCTGGCCCGATGCCCACGGTAATGGTGTTCTGGCAGGGGAGCGCGCACTGCTGGAATCCGGCAGGTCAGGGGCCATCCTGCACCCCAGCATGATCTACGGCGCACGCGGCGAAAATAATGTGCAGCGACTGGCGGCCCTTTTACGATACCTGCCCGTAGTACCCCTGCCTGTAGGAGGCAAGGCGCTGGTGCAGCCCATTTATCAGGATGATGTCACCGCCTGTATTCTGGCGGCCCTGCACGCCCCATGGCATGGCCCGCAGGCCATTATTATCGCCGGGGCAGAGGCTGTTCCCTACTGGCGCTTTACCCAGATGGTGGCTCAGGCGGCGGGCCTCACACCCAGACCCGTGCTGAGCCTGCCCGCCGGGTTCCTGCGGCTGGCGGCACGGGCCACCCCGTATCTGCCTTTTCTGCCCACCATCAGCCCGAATGAAATCCGCCGCCTGACGGAAGACAAAGCCTTTAACACCACCCCCATGCAAACCCTGCTGGGAGTAAGCCCGACCGGGCTGGCAAGCGGCTTGGCCCGCACATTTACTGACTGA